A genomic region of Gemmatimonadota bacterium contains the following coding sequences:
- a CDS encoding sulfatase, with product MANKEKPNIVFILTDQWRAQATGYAGDPNVKTPNLDALAQKSVRLDTTVSTCPVCCPARACLLTGQYPLTHGIFLNQIRLEPNTTTFAEVLKSHGYDTAYIGKWHLDGDTHEQNFIPPERRLGFDFWRAHECSHNYYDSPYYDDSGIMKKWEGYDAFAQTDCTIEYLEGREEKEDPFFLFVSYGPPHNPFHKVPEEYRALYNEDEIILRDNVPAECEATARNDMWGYYAHITALDHCVGRVEEALERLGMTEDTILVFTSDHGEMNGSQGHNRKIRPWDESILVPFLLRFPDGTSRQIDTPFGIPDMMPTLLDLVGAPVPEGVEGVSFSKHILGEADAPLEASLFGCYVPFANYSYEHGGREYRGVRTSRYTYVRDLEGPWLLYDNEADPYQLENLCGRPEVESVQTHLEGLLSDLLKEQNDAFENGHELLDRWGYEMVNPHAFRRKRV from the coding sequence GTGGCCAACAAAGAAAAGCCGAATATTGTATTCATTTTGACCGATCAGTGGCGCGCACAGGCGACGGGGTATGCGGGAGATCCAAATGTTAAGACACCCAATCTCGATGCCCTGGCTCAAAAGAGTGTTCGGTTGGATACGACTGTGTCAACGTGCCCGGTTTGTTGTCCGGCTCGTGCCTGTCTTTTGACCGGGCAATATCCACTGACGCATGGGATCTTTTTAAACCAGATTCGGCTTGAGCCCAATACGACCACATTCGCTGAGGTTCTAAAGTCACACGGTTATGACACCGCATACATTGGCAAGTGGCATTTGGACGGGGATACCCACGAGCAGAATTTCATCCCACCTGAGCGACGGTTGGGCTTTGACTTTTGGCGCGCGCACGAGTGCTCTCACAATTATTACGATTCGCCCTATTATGATGACTCGGGCATTATGAAAAAGTGGGAAGGATACGATGCGTTTGCACAGACCGATTGTACGATTGAATATCTGGAAGGCAGAGAGGAGAAGGAAGATCCATTTTTCCTTTTTGTATCCTACGGCCCGCCTCATAACCCTTTCCACAAAGTGCCGGAAGAATACAGAGCGCTTTACAATGAAGACGAGATCATCTTGCGAGACAATGTGCCTGCTGAGTGTGAGGCGACTGCCCGGAATGATATGTGGGGTTATTATGCGCACATTACAGCACTTGATCACTGCGTGGGCCGTGTTGAAGAAGCGCTTGAACGCCTCGGGATGACAGAGGATACGATTCTTGTGTTTACCTCTGACCACGGTGAAATGAATGGGTCACAAGGTCACAATCGGAAAATACGGCCCTGGGATGAATCTATTCTTGTGCCCTTTCTGTTGCGTTTCCCAGATGGTACGAGTCGTCAAATCGACACCCCTTTTGGCATACCAGATATGATGCCGACGTTGTTGGATCTGGTGGGCGCGCCTGTACCGGAAGGCGTCGAAGGGGTGAGTTTTTCCAAACACATTCTTGGCGAAGCCGATGCGCCTTTGGAGGCTTCACTCTTTGGATGCTACGTTCCGTTTGCCAATTATTCTTATGAACATGGTGGCAGGGAATATCGGGGCGTTCGCACGAGCCGTTATACTTATGTGCGTGACCTGGAGGGGCCCTGGTTGCTGTATGACAATGAGGCAGATCCTTATCAGTTGGAGAACCTTTGTGGTCGGCCTGAGGTAGAATCTGTTCAAACGCATCTGGAAGGTTTGCTTTCAGATCTGTTGAAGGAACAGAACGACGCGTTTGAGAACGGGCATGAATTGTTGGATCGATGGGGATATGAAATGGTAAATCCCCACGCATTCCGCAGAAAACGAGTGTAA
- a CDS encoding nucleotidyltransferase gives MNIHNDFEEFLQLLNAETVEFVIVGGYAVAFHGYARATDDLDLFFRNTRENIDHIRHALDQFGLATTEAQATEFADSGNIVRMGIAPVRIEMMNSISGLTFEEVWQNRISGIYGETPVFYISLSDLIKNKRVSARPKDLADVDELGGNRDLS, from the coding sequence GTGAATATCCACAACGACTTCGAAGAGTTCTTACAATTGTTAAACGCGGAGACAGTTGAATTTGTGATTGTCGGTGGATATGCTGTTGCATTCCATGGCTATGCCCGAGCAACCGATGATCTGGATCTCTTTTTTCGAAATACCCGAGAAAATATCGATCATATTCGCCATGCGCTTGACCAATTCGGTTTGGCTACAACTGAAGCGCAAGCTACAGAGTTTGCCGATTCTGGCAACATTGTTAGAATGGGGATTGCGCCTGTAAGAATCGAAATGATGAACAGCATCAGTGGCCTTACGTTTGAAGAGGTCTGGCAGAATCGCATCTCTGGAATTTATGGAGAAACGCCCGTTTTCTACATCTCTCTGTCAGATCTTATCAAAAACAAACGCGTCTCCGCTCGCCCCAAAGATCTTGCCGATGTGGATGAGTTAGGAGGAAATAGAGACTTGTCGTAG
- a CDS encoding phytanoyl-CoA dioxygenase family protein, with product MAQMTESSIDLDWHALSEQEIRQFDEQGYLIVRDVLNQDMIDRVVEAADRLIASDDQHMRTGRLGFKNCIVKDDAFIPLLTHAKSLSVAVQLLGAHIQLMVSQLAYRGSSDPSKKVRRVGWHRDYGAATKVLGNHVPRVLLKCAFYLNDLTEPNSGVTLVAPGSNRHSNPIEVPEGEPGPKGYVEASLKAGDCLFFENRTGHAAGINTSGNIRKAIMIGYGYRWVMPLDYRSQEPAFMDKLDELGRYLAGERYPKIEGYKAGGGDSPLTPWCEANGAPEIRPVV from the coding sequence ATGGCTCAGATGACAGAATCGTCAATTGATCTGGACTGGCATGCGCTTTCAGAACAAGAAATCAGGCAATTTGATGAGCAAGGCTATCTCATCGTGCGCGACGTGCTCAATCAGGACATGATTGACCGGGTCGTCGAGGCTGCTGATCGGTTGATTGCGAGTGACGACCAACACATGCGCACGGGACGACTGGGCTTTAAGAATTGTATTGTGAAAGATGATGCTTTTATTCCACTGCTAACCCACGCCAAATCGCTGTCGGTTGCGGTACAGCTTTTGGGTGCACACATCCAACTGATGGTATCACAACTTGCTTATAGAGGCTCTTCCGATCCCTCGAAGAAAGTTCGGCGGGTCGGATGGCATCGCGATTATGGTGCAGCGACAAAAGTATTGGGAAATCATGTGCCCCGTGTTTTGTTAAAGTGCGCGTTTTATCTCAATGATCTGACCGAACCAAACTCGGGTGTGACGCTGGTTGCGCCTGGCTCCAATCGCCATAGCAACCCCATTGAAGTCCCTGAAGGAGAGCCTGGACCAAAAGGTTATGTTGAAGCTTCTTTAAAGGCGGGTGATTGTCTATTCTTTGAAAATCGAACCGGTCATGCGGCAGGGATAAACACATCGGGTAACATACGAAAGGCGATCATGATTGGTTATGGCTATCGTTGGGTTATGCCGCTGGACTATCGAAGCCAGGAGCCTGCCTTTATGGATAAACTGGATGAATTGGGTCGGTATTTGGCAGGTGAAAGATATCCCAAGATAGAGGGTTACAAAGCTGGTGGTGGAGATAGCCCGCTTACGCCGTGGTGTGAAGCGAACGGTGCGCCAGAGATCAGACCTGTTGTTTAA
- a CDS encoding sulfatase, whose product MPPNILFAFADDWGRYASAYRPVEGENAINALLDTPNFDRIAEEGVLFRNAFVPAPSCTPCRSSILSGQYFWQTGLGAILQGAVWDETIPTYPLILEENGYHIGYTYKVWSPGRTMNAPYGAERTRYEPAGRLYNRFSHVATERASELGIDGSKKMLLEETRQNFDAFLEARPAEKPFCYWWGPTNTHRTWERGSGKALWGLEPDDLKGRLPAFLPDVHDIREDVNDYLGECLAVDAGLGVLIERLEAIGELDNTLIVVSGDHGIPGFPRAKCNLYNIGCEVALAARWPERIPSARVVDDFVNLMDLAPTFLDAAGVDIPDSMTARSLLPVLESNRSGQVEAERTAVVTGRERHNVMARDGMPYPMRAIRTRDFLYIHNFEPDRWPVGDPRGLDDPNAEAPSWDSLLASSRPAYSDMDGGPTKAWMIHHRADKDVQPLFEIGFGKRPREELYDLRVDLHYMNNVATNPDYEQIRKDLANELMGILWENDDPRLVESPCRFEQAPYAGPLEGDERQEEIERLTNLGLSALIPNVTGE is encoded by the coding sequence ATGCCCCCCAACATACTCTTTGCCTTTGCGGACGACTGGGGACGCTATGCCAGCGCATACCGTCCCGTCGAGGGCGAAAACGCGATTAACGCACTCCTCGACACCCCAAACTTCGACCGGATTGCCGAGGAAGGTGTGCTCTTCCGAAACGCCTTTGTTCCGGCGCCCAGTTGCACGCCCTGCCGGAGTTCCATCCTCTCGGGACAGTACTTCTGGCAGACGGGCCTCGGCGCCATCCTGCAGGGCGCTGTGTGGGACGAGACCATTCCGACCTATCCCCTCATTCTCGAGGAAAATGGCTACCACATCGGGTACACGTACAAAGTCTGGTCTCCTGGAAGGACCATGAACGCCCCCTACGGCGCAGAGCGCACGCGGTACGAGCCGGCTGGCAGGCTATACAACCGCTTCTCCCACGTCGCGACCGAACGGGCGTCTGAACTCGGGATCGACGGGTCCAAAAAGATGCTCCTCGAAGAGACGCGGCAGAACTTCGACGCCTTCCTGGAGGCGAGGCCAGCGGAAAAGCCCTTCTGCTACTGGTGGGGTCCAACCAACACCCACCGAACCTGGGAGCGCGGATCCGGCAAGGCGCTATGGGGGCTGGAACCCGACGACCTGAAAGGTCGCCTTCCGGCCTTCCTCCCCGATGTCCACGACATCCGTGAAGACGTGAACGACTACCTGGGTGAGTGTCTGGCGGTAGATGCTGGTCTGGGCGTCCTGATCGAACGCCTCGAGGCCATCGGCGAACTGGACAATACACTCATCGTCGTCAGCGGCGACCACGGCATTCCGGGCTTCCCGCGCGCCAAGTGCAACCTTTACAACATCGGCTGCGAGGTAGCGCTGGCCGCCCGATGGCCAGAACGCATCCCTTCTGCCCGAGTCGTCGATGACTTCGTCAACCTGATGGATCTGGCACCCACTTTCCTCGACGCCGCGGGCGTTGACATCCCAGACAGCATGACGGCTCGCAGCCTTCTACCTGTGCTCGAAAGCAACAGGAGTGGACAGGTAGAAGCAGAGCGCACGGCCGTCGTGACGGGTCGGGAGCGCCACAATGTCATGGCGAGAGATGGCATGCCCTATCCGATGCGTGCGATCCGCACCCGGGACTTTCTCTACATCCACAACTTTGAGCCCGACCGTTGGCCTGTGGGGGATCCCCGAGGGCTCGACGACCCCAATGCGGAGGCGCCGTCCTGGGACAGTCTCCTGGCCAGCTCGCGCCCGGCGTATTCCGACATGGATGGGGGTCCAACCAAGGCCTGGATGATTCACCACCGCGCCGACAAAGATGTACAGCCCCTCTTTGAGATCGGCTTCGGTAAACGTCCTCGAGAGGAACTCTACGACCTTCGGGTCGATCTCCACTACATGAACAATGTCGCCACGAACCCGGACTACGAGCAGATCCGCAAAGACCTGGCGAACGAACTCATGGGCATCCTGTGGGAGAACGACGATCCCCGCCTGGTGGAGTCTCCATGTCGCTTCGAGCAGGCCCCCTACGCGGGTCCGCTGGAGGGCGACGAACGCCAGGAGGAAATCGAGCGGCTAACAAACCTGGGCTTGTCGGCACTCATCCCGAATGTTACGGGAGAATGA